A window of the Scandinavium goeteborgense genome harbors these coding sequences:
- a CDS encoding benzoate/H(+) symporter BenE family transporter: MRAFPFSTLLAGFVAVLVGYASSAAIIWQAAAAAGADAQTIAGWMTALGLAMGISTLILTLWRKVPVLTAWSTPGAALLVTGLQGVTLNQAVGIFIFANALIVLCGLTGLFARLMKIIPHSLAAAMLAGILLRFGLQAFTRLQDNILLCGSMLAAWLVFKALAPRYAVVAALLAGSAVALLSGELHGETLHLAFVMPRYIAPEFTPSLLLSVGLPFFLVTMASQNAPGIATLKASGYPAPVSVLIVVTGGIALAFSPYGVFSICIAAITAAICQSPEAHPQADQRWKAAAAAGSFYLLAGVFGGSITSLMAALPVAWIQMLAGLALLGTLSGSLVQALAKENERDAAIVTFLVTASGLTLTGVGSAFWGLVVGGICFSVLSLSRRA, encoded by the coding sequence ATGCGCGCCTTTCCTTTTTCCACACTGCTGGCCGGGTTTGTCGCGGTACTGGTGGGTTACGCCAGTTCCGCCGCCATCATCTGGCAGGCAGCCGCTGCCGCAGGGGCCGATGCACAGACCATTGCGGGCTGGATGACCGCGCTGGGCCTGGCGATGGGCATCAGTACGCTTATCCTGACGCTGTGGCGTAAAGTGCCCGTGCTGACGGCCTGGTCCACGCCGGGTGCGGCGCTGTTGGTGACGGGATTACAGGGCGTGACGCTGAATCAGGCGGTGGGTATTTTCATTTTCGCCAACGCCCTGATTGTGTTGTGCGGGTTGACGGGTTTATTTGCGCGGCTGATGAAAATTATCCCGCATTCGCTGGCGGCGGCGATGCTCGCCGGGATTTTGCTGCGCTTTGGTTTGCAGGCTTTCACCCGCCTGCAAGACAATATTCTGCTGTGCGGCAGTATGCTGGCAGCGTGGCTGGTGTTTAAAGCCCTCGCCCCGCGCTATGCGGTGGTAGCGGCACTGCTGGCGGGCAGCGCGGTCGCCCTTTTATCCGGAGAGCTGCACGGCGAGACCCTGCATCTGGCGTTTGTTATGCCGCGCTACATCGCTCCGGAATTTACCCCTTCGCTGCTGCTGAGCGTCGGCCTGCCGTTCTTCCTGGTGACGATGGCGTCGCAGAACGCGCCGGGCATCGCCACCCTGAAAGCCTCCGGCTATCCGGCCCCGGTGTCAGTGCTCATCGTGGTTACCGGCGGCATCGCGTTGGCGTTTTCCCCGTACGGCGTCTTTTCGATTTGTATTGCGGCGATCACCGCCGCGATTTGCCAAAGCCCGGAAGCCCATCCACAGGCCGATCAACGCTGGAAAGCCGCCGCGGCGGCGGGCAGTTTTTATCTGCTGGCGGGTGTTTTCGGCGGGTCGATTACGTCATTAATGGCGGCGTTACCCGTCGCCTGGATCCAGATGCTGGCAGGCCTGGCGCTGCTCGGCACCCTCAGCGGCAGCCTGGTGCAGGCGCTGGCGAAAGAAAACGAACGGGATGCGGCGATTGTCACCTTCCTGGTCACCGCCAGCGGATTAACGCTGACCGGCGTCGGTTCGGCATTTTGGGGATTAGTGGTGGGCGGAATATGCTTTAGTGTGCTGTCACTTTCCCGCCGCGCGTAG
- a CDS encoding helix-turn-helix domain-containing protein, translated as MPDNYATFETLRQKNAVLRDTVALNSGIQLAAWFNQNDNVTVQSDHHTLSLYVADGYESYHKTPHGWKNGGGPDRFCLMPKDSESSWDIRDNLSFVHLYCTDEHLRETGEKIWDRSPTSFRLDEKTFATDDKITALYRHFLLDADWQQQANHLALSSATTLLLTHLIQHYTNAQWQLPKVTGGLAPFVLRNVLAYMEANLAQPLTLADLAQEAALSEYHFARMFTLSMKMAPHQYVMQRRMARAQELVRHTALPLTDIALACGFSSASHFSNRFKSALGMTPSQLRAAGK; from the coding sequence ATGCCCGATAATTACGCGACTTTTGAAACCCTGCGCCAAAAAAACGCCGTTCTGCGTGACACGGTGGCGCTGAATTCCGGCATTCAGCTGGCGGCCTGGTTTAATCAAAACGATAACGTAACGGTGCAAAGTGACCACCATACCCTCAGCCTGTACGTGGCTGACGGCTATGAGAGCTACCACAAAACCCCCCATGGCTGGAAAAACGGCGGTGGACCGGACCGGTTCTGTCTGATGCCGAAAGACAGTGAATCGAGCTGGGATATCCGCGATAACCTGTCGTTTGTGCATCTGTATTGCACCGATGAACACCTGCGCGAAACCGGCGAGAAAATCTGGGATCGCAGCCCGACGTCGTTTCGTCTCGACGAAAAAACCTTCGCCACCGATGACAAAATTACCGCGCTGTACCGCCATTTTCTGCTCGACGCCGACTGGCAGCAGCAGGCCAATCATCTGGCACTCAGTTCGGCAACCACGCTGCTGCTGACGCATTTAATCCAGCATTACACCAACGCGCAGTGGCAGTTGCCGAAAGTGACCGGCGGGCTGGCTCCCTTCGTACTGCGCAACGTGTTGGCCTATATGGAAGCGAACCTTGCTCAGCCGCTGACGCTGGCGGATTTGGCGCAGGAAGCGGCGCTCAGCGAATATCACTTTGCGCGCATGTTTACGCTGTCGATGAAAATGGCGCCGCATCAGTACGTGATGCAACGCCGGATGGCGCGGGCGCAGGAGCTGGTGCGTCACACCGCGCTGCCATTGACCGATATCGCGCTGGCTTGTGGTTTTAGCTCCGCCAGCCACTTCAGCAACCGCTTCAAAAGCGCACTGGGCATGACGCCCTCCCAGCTACGCGCGGCGGGAAAGTGA
- a CDS encoding DUF2474 domain-containing protein, with protein sequence MQQPLYKQLLWMVIFWGGSVLTLAAVGMFFRLLMSAAGFTS encoded by the coding sequence ATGCAACAACCCTTATACAAACAGCTATTGTGGATGGTGATTTTTTGGGGCGGTAGCGTGCTGACGCTGGCGGCGGTGGGTATGTTTTTCCGGCTGCTGATGAGCGCAGCGGGGTTTACGTCTTAA
- a CDS encoding PLP-dependent aminotransferase family protein codes for MKKYQQLAQQITEQIGLGVWQPGDRLPSLREQVTISGMSFMTVGHAYQLLESQGRIIARPQSGYYVAPRPVKQLKAAPPAQVMRDEAVDINTYIFGVLQASRDAAVLPFASAFPDPRLFPLQQLNRSLAQVSKTATAMSVIENLPPGNTELRHAIARRYALQGMNISPDEIVITAGALEALNLSLQAVTEPGDWVIVENPCFYGALQALERLRLKALSVASDVKEGIDMVALEQALKEYPVKACWLMTNSQNPLGFTLSPEKKAQLVALLSAHNVVLIEDDVYSELWFGRDKPLPAKAWDRDDMTLHCSSFSKCLVPGFRIGWVAAGKHAQRIQHLQLMSTLSTSSPMQMALVDYLGTKRYDAHLRRLRRQLAERKHQAWQALLRHLPAEVKIHHNDSGYFLWLELPAGLDAGELGARALAHKISIAPGKMFSTTDSWASFFRFNTAWGWSDREEQGVKMLGQLIIEMLNE; via the coding sequence ATGAAAAAATACCAGCAACTGGCGCAGCAAATTACCGAACAGATTGGCCTTGGCGTGTGGCAGCCGGGCGATCGCCTGCCGTCCCTGCGCGAGCAGGTCACGATCAGCGGCATGAGCTTTATGACCGTTGGCCACGCGTATCAGCTGCTGGAAAGTCAGGGCCGCATCATTGCCCGCCCGCAGTCCGGCTATTACGTTGCACCGCGTCCGGTGAAACAGCTGAAAGCCGCGCCACCTGCGCAGGTGATGCGCGATGAAGCGGTGGACATCAACACCTACATTTTTGGCGTTCTTCAGGCCAGCCGCGATGCAGCGGTGCTGCCATTTGCCTCGGCGTTTCCCGATCCGCGCCTGTTTCCGCTCCAGCAGCTCAATCGTTCCCTGGCGCAGGTGAGCAAAACCGCCACCGCCATGAGCGTGATTGAAAATCTGCCGCCGGGGAATACCGAACTGCGTCACGCCATCGCGCGCCGTTATGCGTTGCAAGGCATGAACATTTCGCCGGATGAAATTGTGATTACCGCCGGAGCCCTTGAAGCGCTGAACCTCAGCCTGCAGGCGGTGACGGAGCCGGGTGATTGGGTGATCGTCGAAAACCCCTGTTTCTACGGCGCGTTACAGGCGCTGGAACGCTTACGTTTAAAGGCATTGTCGGTGGCGTCAGATGTGAAAGAGGGCATCGATATGGTCGCCCTGGAGCAGGCTCTGAAAGAGTATCCGGTGAAAGCCTGTTGGCTGATGACCAACAGCCAGAATCCGCTCGGTTTTACCCTCAGCCCGGAGAAAAAAGCGCAGCTGGTCGCGCTGCTCAGCGCGCATAACGTGGTACTGATTGAGGACGACGTTTACAGCGAACTGTGGTTTGGCCGCGATAAACCGCTTCCGGCCAAAGCCTGGGATCGCGACGACATGACGCTGCACTGCAGTTCATTTTCAAAATGCCTGGTGCCAGGCTTCCGCATTGGTTGGGTGGCGGCGGGCAAACACGCGCAGCGCATCCAGCATTTGCAGCTGATGAGCACGCTGTCGACCAGCTCACCAATGCAAATGGCGCTGGTCGATTATCTCGGCACCAAGCGCTATGACGCCCATCTTCGCCGTCTGCGCCGTCAGTTGGCGGAGCGCAAACATCAGGCGTGGCAGGCGCTGCTGCGCCATTTACCCGCCGAAGTGAAAATCCACCATAATGACAGCGGCTACTTTTTATGGCTGGAGCTGCCCGCCGGTCTCGACGCCGGAGAGCTTGGCGCCCGGGCGCTGGCACACAAAATCAGCATCGCACCGGGCAAAATGTTTTCGACCACCGACAGCTGGGCGTCGTTCTTCCGCTTTAACACCGCCTGGGGCTGGAGCGATCGTGAAGAGCAGGGCGTAAAAATGCTCGGTCAGCTTATTATTGAAATGCTTAACGAATAG
- a CDS encoding helix-turn-helix domain-containing protein: MNIAQHLATTLKSLRQQREWSLSKLAEETGVSKAMLGQIERNESSPTVATLWKIATGLNVPFSLFISPPESEVTAYDPQQQAMVVTPIFPWDPVLHYDHFAITLAPGALSESTPHESGVIEHVVAINGTLEMCIDGEWQQVQQGQGLRFAGDKPHAYRNQTDSTVLFHSLIHYPKEKTAD, translated from the coding sequence ATGAACATTGCCCAACACTTGGCCACCACGCTGAAAAGCCTGCGTCAGCAGCGTGAGTGGAGCTTGTCAAAACTTGCGGAAGAAACCGGGGTATCGAAGGCGATGCTCGGGCAAATCGAACGTAACGAATCCAGCCCGACGGTCGCCACGCTGTGGAAAATTGCCACCGGTCTGAACGTGCCGTTTTCGCTGTTTATCAGCCCGCCGGAAAGCGAGGTCACGGCCTACGATCCGCAGCAGCAAGCGATGGTCGTCACGCCCATTTTCCCGTGGGACCCGGTTTTACATTACGATCATTTCGCCATTACCCTCGCGCCGGGCGCACTGAGCGAATCCACGCCGCATGAAAGCGGGGTGATTGAGCACGTGGTGGCGATTAACGGCACGCTGGAGATGTGTATCGACGGGGAGTGGCAGCAGGTGCAACAGGGCCAGGGATTACGCTTCGCCGGGGATAAACCGCATGCGTACCGCAACCAGACCGACAGCACTGTGTTGTTCCATTCGTTAATCCATTACCCAAAAGAAAAAACCGCAGACTAA
- a CDS encoding DMT family transporter: protein MNVLLYFLVVVIWGTTWIAIFLQQGPVAAPVSIFWRFAVASVTLMVVLKVIGRLRKLQVRDHLFCIIQGCCVFCFNFWCFYTAAKWINTGLESVIFSMAVLFNAINSFLFYRQQPPGRFYLAALLGLIGIVTLFWDDLQASGLSTELLMGIGLSALGTYGFSLGNMLSIRHQRHGLETLTTNSWAMLYGTIVMGAIALIRGDNFMPEFTFSYMGALLYLAIFGSVIAFGAYFTLVGRIGPSNAAYSTLLFPLVALTISTFYEGYVWHANAVLGLGLILVGNLVMFAKPETWFKRGVMRKSVA from the coding sequence ATGAATGTGCTGCTCTATTTTCTGGTGGTGGTTATCTGGGGAACCACCTGGATTGCGATTTTCCTGCAACAGGGACCCGTCGCCGCGCCGGTGTCGATCTTCTGGCGCTTTGCCGTCGCCAGCGTCACCCTGATGGTGGTGCTGAAAGTGATCGGACGCCTGCGTAAATTGCAGGTGCGCGATCATCTTTTCTGCATCATTCAGGGCTGCTGCGTGTTCTGCTTTAACTTCTGGTGTTTTTACACCGCGGCGAAGTGGATCAACACCGGACTGGAATCGGTGATTTTCTCGATGGCGGTACTGTTTAATGCCATCAACAGCTTCCTGTTTTACCGCCAGCAGCCACCGGGACGTTTTTACCTCGCTGCACTGCTCGGGTTAATCGGCATCGTGACGCTGTTCTGGGATGATTTGCAGGCCAGCGGTCTGAGCACCGAACTGCTGATGGGGATCGGCCTCAGCGCGTTGGGCACATACGGCTTCTCGCTGGGCAACATGTTGAGTATTCGTCACCAGCGCCATGGCCTGGAAACGCTGACCACCAATAGCTGGGCGATGCTGTACGGCACGATAGTCATGGGCGCGATTGCATTGATTCGTGGCGATAATTTCATGCCGGAGTTCACTTTCAGCTACATGGGGGCTCTGTTGTATCTGGCGATTTTCGGCTCAGTTATCGCTTTCGGTGCCTATTTTACTCTCGTCGGACGCATCGGGCCGTCCAACGCGGCGTACAGTACCCTGCTGTTCCCGCTAGTGGCACTGACCATTTCAACGTTTTATGAAGGTTACGTCTGGCACGCCAATGCGGTGCTTGGTCTGGGGCTGATACTGGTAGGCAATCTGGTGATGTTCGCGAAACCGGAAACCTGGTTTAAACGCGGCGTAATGCGTAAAAGCGTGGCATAA
- a CDS encoding peptidase U32 family protein, which produces MRLQNHHLELLSPARDASIAREAILHGADAVYIGGPGFGARHNASNSLSDIAGLVPFAHRYGAKIFVTLNTILHDDELEPAQKLITDLYQTGVDALIVQDMGVMQLDIPPIELHASTQCDIRTVEKAKFLSDVGFSQIVLARELDLQQIKAIHQATDANIEFFIHGALCVAYSGQCNISHAHTGRSANRGDCSQACRLPYTLKDDQGRVVAYDKHLLSMKDNDQTANLAALIDAGVRSFKIEGRYKDMSYVKNITAHYRQMLDAIIEDRGDLARASAGRTEHFFIPSTDKTFHRGSTDYFVNARKGDIGAFDSPKFIGLPVGEVLKVSKDHLDVQVTEPLANGDGLNVMIKREIVGFRANTVEKTAENRYRVYPNEMPADLYKARLNAALNRNLDHNWSQALTKTSSERRIAVDIEIGGWQEQLILTLTSEDGVTVTHTLDGNFEEASNAEKAMSNLQDGVAKLGQTIYYPRDVQVNLPGALFVPNSLLNQLRRETVDMLDVARLAAYQRGSRKAVSTPAPVYPETHLSFLSNVYNHKAREFYHLYGVQLIDAAYEAHEEKGDVPVMITKHCLRFAFNLCPKQAKGNIKSWKATPMQLINGDEVLTLKFDCRPCEMHVIGKMKNHILKMPHPGSIVASVSPDELMKTLPKRKG; this is translated from the coding sequence ATGCGCCTGCAAAACCATCATCTTGAACTCCTGAGCCCGGCCCGTGACGCCAGCATTGCCCGTGAAGCGATTCTTCACGGCGCGGATGCGGTGTACATCGGCGGTCCCGGCTTTGGTGCCCGTCACAATGCCAGCAACAGCCTGAGCGACATCGCCGGGCTGGTGCCGTTTGCCCATCGCTATGGCGCAAAAATCTTCGTGACGCTGAACACCATTCTTCATGATGATGAGCTTGAGCCTGCGCAAAAGCTGATTACCGACCTGTACCAGACCGGCGTGGATGCGCTGATCGTGCAGGACATGGGCGTGATGCAGCTCGATATCCCGCCAATTGAGCTGCACGCCAGCACCCAGTGCGACATTCGCACCGTCGAGAAAGCGAAATTCCTTTCCGACGTTGGATTCAGTCAAATCGTACTGGCGCGTGAGCTGGACTTGCAGCAAATCAAAGCCATTCATCAGGCCACCGACGCCAATATCGAATTCTTCATTCACGGCGCGCTGTGCGTAGCGTATTCCGGCCAGTGCAACATTTCTCACGCTCATACCGGACGCAGCGCCAACCGCGGCGACTGCTCCCAGGCGTGCCGTCTGCCATACACCCTGAAAGACGATCAGGGCCGCGTGGTGGCGTACGATAAACACCTACTGTCGATGAAAGACAACGACCAGACCGCGAACCTGGCGGCGCTGATCGACGCAGGCGTGCGCTCCTTCAAGATTGAAGGGCGCTACAAAGACATGAGCTACGTGAAGAACATCACCGCGCACTATCGCCAGATGCTGGATGCGATTATCGAAGACCGCGGCGACCTGGCGCGTGCTTCCGCCGGGCGCACCGAACATTTCTTCATTCCGTCGACCGACAAAACCTTCCATCGCGGCAGCACCGACTATTTCGTGAATGCGCGTAAAGGCGACATCGGCGCGTTCGACTCACCGAAGTTTATCGGCTTGCCGGTGGGCGAAGTGCTGAAGGTCAGCAAAGATCACCTCGACGTCCAGGTGACCGAACCGCTGGCGAACGGTGACGGCCTGAATGTGATGATCAAGCGTGAAATTGTCGGCTTCCGTGCCAATACCGTGGAAAAAACCGCTGAAAATCGCTATCGCGTGTATCCGAATGAAATGCCTGCGGATCTGTATAAAGCCCGTCTGAACGCCGCGCTTAACCGTAACCTCGACCACAACTGGTCGCAGGCGCTGACCAAAACCTCCAGCGAACGCCGCATTGCGGTGGATATCGAAATTGGCGGCTGGCAGGAACAGCTAATTTTGACACTTACCAGCGAAGACGGCGTGACCGTGACCCATACGCTGGACGGTAATTTTGAAGAAGCGTCGAATGCCGAAAAAGCGATGAGCAATTTGCAGGACGGCGTGGCGAAACTCGGCCAGACCATTTACTACCCGCGCGATGTGCAGGTGAACCTGCCGGGCGCGCTGTTTGTGCCAAACAGCCTGCTGAACCAGTTGCGTCGTGAAACGGTGGACATGCTCGACGTGGCGCGTCTGGCCGCGTATCAGCGCGGCAGTCGCAAGGCCGTTTCTACGCCTGCGCCGGTGTACCCAGAAACGCATCTGTCGTTCTTAAGTAACGTTTATAACCATAAAGCGCGTGAGTTTTATCATCTCTACGGCGTGCAATTGATTGATGCGGCGTATGAAGCGCACGAAGAGAAGGGCGACGTGCCGGTGATGATCACCAAACACTGCCTGCGTTTTGCGTTTAACCTGTGCCCGAAACAGGCGAAAGGCAACATCAAGAGCTGGAAGGCGACGCCGATGCAGTTGATCAACGGCGACGAAGTGCTGACCCTGAAATTCGATTGCCGTCCGTGCGAAATGCACGTTATCGGCAAAATGAAAAATCACATCCTCAAGATGCCGCACCCGGGTAGTATTGTGGCCTCGGTCAGCCCGGATGAATTGATGAAGACCTTGCCGAAACGCAAAGGCTAA
- a CDS encoding cytochrome ubiquinol oxidase subunit I, protein MFGLDAFHLARIQFAFTVSFHIIFPAITIGLASYLAVLEGLWLKTKNPVWRSLWAFWSKIFAVNFGMGVVSGLVMAYQFGTNWSGFSQFAGSITGPLLTYEVLTAFFLEAGFLGVMLFGWNKVGPGLHFFATCMVALGTLMSTFWILASNSWMQTPQGFEIVNGQVVPVDWFAVVFNPSFPYRLLHMTIAAFLSSALFVGASAAWHLLKGNNTPAIRTMFSMALWMTLIVAPIQALVGDMHGLNTLQHQPAKIAAIEGHWENTPGEPTPLLLLGGLSLWLRKSERLYTSKPFLRFALWMGPSGLIAILAGWVTTEVGRQPWVVYGLQRTKDAVSAHGDLHMSVSLLAFFIVYSSVFGVGYSYMIRLIRKGPKTWEPDAHGTAARPLSAAIDGYQHKETR, encoded by the coding sequence ATGTTTGGTCTTGATGCTTTTCATCTGGCGCGGATTCAGTTCGCGTTCACAGTCTCTTTTCACATTATTTTTCCGGCCATTACCATCGGGCTTGCCAGTTATCTGGCGGTGCTCGAAGGATTATGGCTGAAAACCAAAAACCCGGTCTGGCGCTCGCTGTGGGCGTTTTGGTCGAAAATTTTCGCCGTTAACTTTGGTATGGGCGTGGTGTCCGGGCTGGTGATGGCCTATCAGTTCGGCACCAACTGGAGCGGCTTTTCGCAGTTCGCGGGCAGCATAACCGGCCCGCTGCTGACCTACGAAGTGCTGACCGCCTTCTTCCTCGAAGCCGGTTTTCTTGGCGTGATGCTGTTCGGCTGGAACAAAGTCGGTCCGGGCCTGCACTTTTTCGCGACCTGCATGGTGGCGCTGGGCACCTTGATGTCGACGTTTTGGATCCTGGCGTCGAATAGCTGGATGCAAACCCCGCAGGGTTTTGAAATCGTTAACGGCCAGGTGGTGCCGGTGGACTGGTTCGCGGTGGTGTTTAACCCGTCGTTCCCGTATCGGCTGCTGCACATGACCATCGCCGCGTTTCTCAGCAGCGCGCTGTTCGTCGGCGCGTCTGCCGCCTGGCATCTGCTGAAAGGCAACAACACGCCCGCGATTCGCACGATGTTTTCCATGGCGCTGTGGATGACGCTGATTGTCGCGCCGATCCAGGCGCTGGTCGGCGATATGCACGGCCTGAATACGTTGCAGCATCAACCAGCAAAAATCGCTGCCATCGAAGGCCACTGGGAAAATACGCCGGGTGAGCCAACGCCGCTGCTGCTGCTCGGCGGGCTGTCGCTGTGGCTGCGTAAAAGCGAGCGCCTGTATACCAGTAAACCGTTCCTGCGATTTGCGCTGTGGATGGGGCCGTCCGGGCTGATTGCCATACTGGCGGGCTGGGTAACGACCGAAGTTGGCCGCCAGCCGTGGGTGGTGTACGGCCTGCAACGCACCAAAGATGCGGTATCGGCGCACGGTGATTTGCACATGAGCGTCAGCCTGCTGGCGTTCTTTATCGTCTATTCATCGGTGTTTGGCGTGGGCTACAGCTACATGATTCGGCTGATCCGCAAAGGGCCGAAAACCTGGGAGCCTGACGCTCACGGCACCGCTGCGCGCCCACTCTCCGCCGCGATCGACGGTTATCAACATAAGGAGACCCGCTAA
- the cydB gene encoding cytochrome d ubiquinol oxidase subunit II: MGIDLSVIWFVIIVFATLMYIVMDGFDLGIGILFPFVRGLEERDVMVNSVAPVWDGNETWLVLGGAALFGAFPLAYAVIIDALTIPLTLMLIGLIFRGVAFEFRFNATPSHRPFWDRAFMGGSILATFCQGVVVGAVLNGFPVHNRAFAGSAFDWLTPFTLFCGIGLVVAYALLGATWLVMKSEDPLQAKMRSVSRGLILTMLAVIAVISLWTPLAHGAIAERWFSLPNLWYLLPVPGLTLIVAFGLWRTLANNACHAAPFLLTLGLIFLGFSGLGVSIWPNLIPPDISLWQAAAPPQSQGFMLVGALIIIPIILVYTFWSYYVFRGKVQTGEGYH, encoded by the coding sequence ATGGGCATCGACTTATCGGTTATCTGGTTTGTGATTATCGTCTTCGCCACCCTGATGTACATCGTGATGGACGGTTTCGATTTGGGCATCGGCATTCTGTTCCCCTTTGTGCGCGGCCTCGAAGAACGCGACGTGATGGTCAACAGCGTCGCCCCGGTGTGGGACGGGAATGAAACCTGGCTGGTTCTCGGCGGTGCGGCGCTGTTCGGCGCGTTCCCGCTGGCCTACGCGGTGATCATCGACGCCCTGACTATTCCGCTGACGTTAATGCTGATCGGTCTTATTTTCCGCGGCGTGGCCTTTGAATTTCGCTTCAACGCTACGCCCTCGCATCGCCCGTTCTGGGACCGCGCCTTTATGGGCGGCTCAATTCTCGCCACCTTCTGTCAGGGCGTAGTGGTTGGCGCGGTGCTGAACGGTTTTCCCGTTCACAACCGGGCGTTTGCCGGAAGCGCGTTCGACTGGCTGACGCCGTTCACCCTATTTTGCGGCATCGGTCTGGTGGTGGCGTATGCACTGCTCGGCGCGACATGGCTGGTGATGAAAAGTGAAGATCCGTTGCAGGCGAAAATGCGCAGTGTCTCGCGAGGGTTAATACTAACAATGCTGGCGGTGATTGCCGTTATCAGCCTGTGGACGCCGTTGGCGCACGGGGCGATTGCCGAACGTTGGTTCAGCCTGCCGAACCTGTGGTATTTGCTGCCGGTTCCGGGTCTGACGCTGATTGTGGCCTTTGGCTTGTGGCGCACGCTGGCGAATAATGCGTGTCATGCGGCGCCGTTTTTACTGACGCTGGGGCTGATTTTCTTAGGCTTTAGCGGGCTGGGCGTCAGCATCTGGCCGAATCTTATTCCGCCGGATATCAGCCTGTGGCAGGCCGCGGCGCCGCCACAAAGTCAGGGCTTCATGCTGGTCGGCGCGTTGATTATCATCCCGATAATCCTGGTGTATACCTTCTGGAGTTATTACGTGTTTCGCGGAAAAGTGCAGACTGGCGAGGGGTATCACTGA
- a CDS encoding DUF3313 domain-containing protein, producing MHSKTLLKVAALAGTLALTGCASKLASPDKYSGFLKNYSDLQETTSASGKPELRWIDPNYNPADYDNVVYHPIVYYPVPKPTTQFGEQAMSEILNYTNQEMKKAISERKPLVTTAGPRSLIFRGAITGVDSSKEGLQFYEVIPVALVVAGTQMATGHRTMDTNLYFEGELIDPKTNKPVIKVVRKGEGQDLANENTPVTAETLKAVIDEMAIDAIKFRPDPV from the coding sequence ATGCATAGCAAAACTTTATTGAAAGTGGCCGCACTTGCGGGCACGTTAGCGCTTACCGGATGTGCTTCCAAGTTAGCCTCGCCTGACAAGTATTCTGGCTTTCTGAAAAATTACTCCGACCTCCAGGAAACCACGTCTGCCTCCGGCAAGCCGGAATTGCGTTGGATTGATCCGAACTACAACCCGGCGGATTACGACAACGTCGTGTATCACCCGATTGTCTATTATCCGGTACCCAAGCCGACGACCCAGTTTGGCGAACAGGCGATGTCTGAAATCCTGAATTACACCAACCAGGAAATGAAAAAAGCGATTTCTGAAAGGAAGCCGCTGGTCACCACCGCAGGCCCGCGCAGCCTGATTTTCCGTGGTGCCATTACCGGTGTGGATTCAAGCAAAGAAGGGCTGCAGTTCTACGAGGTTATTCCGGTCGCGTTAGTGGTGGCGGGAACGCAAATGGCGACAGGGCATCGGACCATGGACACTAATCTGTACTTTGAAGGCGAGCTTATCGACCCGAAAACCAATAAGCCAGTGATCAAAGTGGTGCGTAAAGGTGAGGGCCAGGACCTCGCGAACGAGAACACGCCCGTGACGGCGGAAACGTTGAAAGCGGTAATTGATGAGATGGCGATTGATGCCATCAAGTTTAGGCCTGACCCGGTGTAA